Genomic DNA from Desulfonema ishimotonii:
CAAAACATTACAAAAGCATATGGCTGCCATAAAAGCCATTGAAATACCGCGCTGCCTGTCGGCCTCATGAATAACCCCGCATTTTCTCCTTTATCTTCCCGCAAACATACAGCTTAATTTCCTTGATTTTCCCTGCCTTCGCATTTATAAGATTCAAAATATGCGACATATTACCCAAATGCTGTCGGGGATGTGTTTTATTGATGAACCCGTAAAAAAATCTGAAAAGCCGTCATTCCTGTGAAAACGGGAATCTGTAAGGGGCTGAAATGACAAAATTCATCCCTCTGGCTGAAGTACAGAAAATAAATGAAACCGACTTTTTACGGGGCCATTTTTATTGAAATAAAAATGATTACGCTGAATCCCCGCCTCGGGCATGAATTTACATTTCCGTTGATCGCTGACGGGTATCCGTTTTTCTGAGGGAGGACACAATGGTCATCATCGGGGTTGATACGGGCGGCACCTTTACCGATTTTATCTACAAAGACGAAAACGGATGGGGCGTTTACAAATGTCTTTCCACACCGCTCAACCCGGCTGAGGCCGTACTCAGGGGCATCCGGCACATTGCGCATAACCGAAACATCCGGGTCATCCACGGTTCCACCGTCGCCACCAATGCCATCCTTGAAAAAAAAGGGGCGCTGACAGCCCTGATCACCAATAAGCGCTTTGAAGATGTGATTGAAATCGGGCGGCAGAACCGGACAGAATTGTATAATCTGACCTACCGGAAAAATCCGCCGCTCGTTCCGTCCGACCTCCGGTTCGGCCTGAACTGCCGGGTGAATAACGCCGGGGAGGTGCTTCAGGAACCGGATACGCACGAGATGAAGGCCATTCTGGAGCAGATAAAAGCCGCCGGCGTGGCGTCCGTGGCGGTTTCTTTTCTGTTTTCATTCAAAAATCCGGCCCATGAGAAACAGGTGGGCGCATTGCTGTCAGACGCCGGTATCCCGTCTTCCCTGTCCCATGAGATTCTGTCCGAGTTCCGGGAGTTCGAGCGGACCTCGACCACCATCATCAACGCCTGTGTCTCCCCGAAAATGGACAATTATATCAGCCATATCACCGAGGCCATCGGTGAGGGGCGATTGCGGATCATGCAGTCCAACGGCGGCAGCATTTCCGCAGCCACGGCCAGGAGCGAGTCGGTCCGCACCATTTTGTCCGGCCCGGCCGGGGGCGCTGTGGGCGCATCTGAGATCGGCAAAATGGCGGGCCATGAGCGACTGATCTCCTTTGACATGGGCGGCACCTCCACCGATGTCGCCCTGATTGACGGCGCATTGCCCCTGACCCTGGAGTCCCACATCGACCATTACCCGGTAAAGGTGCCCATGATCGACATTCACACAGTCGGGGCAGGGGGCGGCTCCGTCGCCTTTATCGACGCGGGCGGATCACTCCGGGTCGGGCCGGAAAGTGCGGGCGCGGACCCCGGCCCCATCTGCTACGGCAGGGGGGAGCGGATTACCGTAACCGATGCCAACCTCTTTCTGGGCCGCCTGATCCCGGACAATTTTCTGGGCGGCGCCATGTGTCTCGACCGGGAAAAGCTGAACCGCCATTTTGAAAAGATGGCGGCGGAGATCGGTCTCACCCCGGTGGCGCTGGCCGAAGGCGTGCTTTCGGTCGCCAACACGGCAATGGAGCGGGCCATCCGGGTGATTTCAGTGGAGCGGGGATTTGATCCCCGGAATTTTACCCTGTTCTCATTCGGCGGGGCAGGCGGAATGCACGCCGCATTTCTGGCAAGACTGCTCAATATCCCCAACGTTCTTGTGCCCGGAAACCCCGGTATCCTGTCGGCCATCGGAATGCTCATGGCCGATGTGATCAGGGACTACTCCCGGACGATCATGCGGGGGCCGGAGGAGAGGCCGGTGATTGACGCCCTGTTTGCGCCCCTGGAGGCGCGGGGGCAGGGAGATCTGCTTGAAGAGGGCGTAAAACAGGCGGACATCTTTCTGGAAAAGTATCTGGACATGCGCTACCAGGGGCAGTCCCATGAGATCATCGTTCCGCTGACGGAAAACTACACGGAAACCTTCCACCGGCTCCACGAAAAGACCTACGGATACTGCAACCGGGACAGGGGTGTCGAGCTTGTCAACATCCGGCTGCGGGCCAGGGGGATTCCCGAAAAACCGGATTTTCCCAGGGGAGAATACGCAGGAAAAATACCGCCTGCCGGGGCGTTTCTCGGTGAACAGCCGGTGGTTTTCGACGGCAGGAAATACACCACCGCTATTGTTGACCGGGACCGGCTGAAGTGCGGAAATGTGGTGTGCGGCCCGGCCATCCTGGCGGAATACACGTCCACCATCGTCATTCCGCCCGATGCCGCGGCACGGGTGGATGCGTTTGAAAATGTTATGATTACGGTCTGACAGGATATTCTCTGTTTTCTACGTTTCTGCTTCAAAAGCATTTTGCGGAACCATGTCGGATGAGGAGTGCCATGAAGCCCAGCCCCATATTGCTTGAAGTGTTCAAAAACCGGTTTGCCTCTGTCTGCGAGGAGATGGGCGTCACCCTGAACCGGACCGCCTTTTCCCCCAACATCAAGGAACGGCGGGATTTTTCCTGTGCCATCTTTGATCAGGACGGGGAGATGATTGCCCAGGCCGCCCACATTCCGGTTCACCTGGGGTCCATGCCCCTGTCGGTTCAGGCCGCCATTGCCGGACATTCCTTTGCAGAGGGCGACATGGTCATGCTCAACGATCCGTTCAGGGGCGGCACCCATTTGCCGGACATCACCATGGTCGCACCGGTGTTTACGGACAGCGACGCACCCGCGTTTTATGTTGCCAACCGCGCCCATCATGCGGATGTGGGCGGCATGACCTCCGGCTCCATGCCCCTTTCCAGGTCACTCTACCAGGAGGGGATCATTATTCCGCCCCTGAAGATCGTGGAAAAAGGTGAGATCGACCGGAAGCTGATGCGGTTTCTGCTCAGCAACGTGCGCACGCCTGCGGAGCGGGAAGGGGATTTTGCCGCCCAGATCATGGCCAATATCACCGGTGTCCGCCGGACAGAGGAGCTGGTGGAAAAATATGACTTTGAAACGGTCCGGTTTTACGCCGGAAGCCTGATTGACTATTCGGAACGCATGACCCGGCAGGCCATTGCCGGAATACGGGACGGTGTATATCTTTTTGAGGATGTTCTGGATGGCGACGGTCTGGACAGAAAAGACGTAAAAATAAGCGTAAGGATTGACATCCGGGGGGAGGAAGCGGTAATTGACTTCTCCGCTTCCGATTCCCAGGTCGGCGGAAGCGTCAACGCGGTCCACGCCATTACGCTGTCCGCCGTCATATATGTGTTCAGGGCACTGGTGGCCGCCGATATTCCCACCAATGCGGGATCTTTCAGGCCGCTAACGGTGATCACGCCGGAGGGGAGCATTGTGAACGCCCGCTTTCCCGCGCCCGTGGCAGGCGGAAACGTGGAAACCTCCCAGCGGATTGCGGATGTGGTGCTGGGGGCGCTGGCCGGGGCATTGCCGGAACGGATTCCGGCGGCCAGCCAGGGGACCATGAACAATATCACCATCGGCGGCACGGACGGTGAAAAGCCGTTTGCCTATTACGAGACCATTGCCGGCGGCATGGGGGCTTCTGCCTGCGGAGACGGTGAATCCGGGGTCCACTCCCACATGACCAACACCCTCAACACCCCCATCGAAGCCCTGGAGTTCAGCTATCCCTTTCAGGTGACGGAATATTCGATCCGCAGGGGATCGGGCGGACGCGGACGCTTCAGGGGCGGGGACGGTGTGGTCCGGGAAATCCGGCTGATGGCCGCTGCCGATGTAACCGTGCTGTCCGAGCGGCGGACCCATGCACCCTACGGGCTGAACGGCGGTGAACCGGGGGCACCCGGCAGGAATATTCTGATCCGAAACGGTGCAGCCGAAGAGATGCCGGGTAAATTCTCCGAGCGCCTGAAGAAAGGGGATATTGTGCGCATGGAAACGCCCGGCGGCGGCGGATACGGGAGGTTAAAATGAAAAAGGTTGGTGTAAGAGTCCTGAAAGGCTATCTGAAGAACAGAACACAGGACGATCTGATGAATGAGGTCTGTGAGCTGTTCAAACGCTTTGATAATGTAAAAGAATATTATACGGCAGTACTCTCCGGCGGAGATGACACGGCCATCATCGGGAAATACAGAAAAATTATCAGGAATGAATTTTTTCCGTCCAGGGGATTTGGCAAAGCGCGGCTTTCCGTCGCCAGAAAAGCCGTATCAGATTATAAAAAGGTATCGGATTCCGTACCCGGCCTGGCGGATCTCATGCTCTGGTATGTTGAAAACGGCGTCCGCTTTACGGATGAGTACGGTGACATTGATGAACCGTTTTATGTCAGCATGGAAGGTATGTATGAGAAGGCATTAATACATATCACCAGGCATAAGCTCACCAATGAATTCCAGCCGCGTTGCAGGAAAATAGTCGATGACGCAACAGACGGATGGGGATTTCAGGATGCGCTGGAATTCCTCTATGAGGAGTATATCGGGAAGAACAGGGTTGATTCAGAGGACTGAATCCCCTGTTTTGCAGGGAATATTAACGCAGGGAGAAATATATGGTACGTGATCTGAAGAAGGCCGGAAAAACCCGTTCAGGCCGGCGGGGAAAGTTTTAATAAATGAGAAATAAATTTATCCGATGGATTGACGCCTGCTCTGTTGCAGGCGGCTATATGTCCGCTTTTTTCATGGTGCTGATTGTTGTACTCATCACCGTTGAAATTTTTATCCGGACCGTGTTTAACTTTTCAACCCTGATCGCCGATGAGTACAGCGCCTGTTTTTTTGTGGCCGTCGTCATACTGGGCCTGTCTCTTACCTTCAAAGAGGGCATCCATACCCGGATAACCCGGCTCATCTCCCGACTGAGCGGGCGTACAGCGCTGATGCTGGACATGGCTGTCACACTGGGCGCCGTTCTTTTGTGTACGCTTGCCTTATTTCATTCCACGACGATGGTTTACGAAGCCTATATGCTTGAGATGACATCAGATTTCATTCAGCCTTCCCCGGTTTACATCCCCCAGGTTGCCCTTCCCGCAGGATTTCTGGTTTTTGACCTGCAACTGATCACGACTTTTCTAAGACAGATATTATCACACCGGATCCCCTGATTTTATCCGACTGACATTTTTCCCTCCCCGAAATCCGATTGACTTTCAGGGCCATAAATTTTATAAGCCATTTCCGATTCAGGCTTTTGCAGAGCAGAGAAATGAACCGGAATCCCTTTTTCTGTCGCCCGTATCTTATCCGCATGAGCCGTCAGGCTGTGTGCAGCGTAAGCCCCCTGTCTTCAGGCATGGGGAGCGTCAGACAGGGTAGTTTTGCAAAAAATCCGAAATCACATTACGCCTGCAGAAACAGGCGTTCGTAAGTGGTTTTGTGTGAATAAAAAATCAGTGCCCAGCCGGACCGGTTGTATTCCGGCAAAAGGCATTTGTGCATCCGAAAGGATGCGCTGTTTTTTTCGGGGTTGCGATATATCAGATGAACTCGCGGATATCTAAAATAAATTCTGCCGGAATAAGCGCTGAAGGACGTGCGATCAGGTTTCTGAACCCCTTTGCCATCCTCCTGCATCTGTGGCCGCAGCGGCATCTGATCATGCAGCTGACACGGCGGGAGGTGGTGAGCCGGTATAAGGGCTCCTTTATCGGGGTGGGCTGGTCATTTATTCAGCCGCTGCTCATGCTGTGCGTCTACACATTTGTGTTCTCCGTGGTCTTCAAGGCCCGGTGGGGCGTGTCGTCCGGTGAGAGCCGGGCCACCTTTGCCCTGACCATGTTCATGGGCATTATCACCTTCAACATCATCGCCGAGGTTGTCAACGACGCGCCTTCGCTGATTCTGGGAAATGTCAATTACGTCAAAAAGGTGGTGTTTCCCCTGGAAATCCTGCCGGTGGTGCTGTTTCTGAATGTGCTGACCAATGCCCTGTTCAGTCTCACGGTTCTCGTTACAGGCGTCCTGCTGTTCAACCATTTCCTGCACTGGACTATCCTTTTGCTGCCGGTGGTATGGCTGCCCGTATCGCTGTGTTCAATGGGGTGCGGCTATTTTCTGGCCTCTTTCGGGGTTTTTGTGCGGGATATCAAGGCGACGGTCGGCATCGTCACGACCATGCTCTTTTTTATGTCTCCGATCTTCTATCCCATCACCGCCATACCGGAACAGATCCGTATTTTCTTCCAGGTAAACCCCATTGCCATTTTTGTCGAAGATGCCCGGCGGGTGGTTCTGTGGGGACAGTTGCCGGACTGGTCCTGGTACTTTGCCGGGCTGGGCGTTTCTGTCGCCATTCTGCTGTTCGGGTTTATCTGGTTTGTCAAAACCAAAAAGGCCTTTGCAGATGTCATTTAGGGCGTTCAACACAGATAATCCGCCCATGAAAGGGGCTGAGGTGTGCATCCGCCATTTCCAGAGGGTGCCGTTCAATAGCACGGGTGATTCTGTCTCACGGAATTTCCTTAAAGGTTAAAGCGTTATGTCAGATGAAATTGTCATCTCCGCCCGGAATCTCAGCAAATGCTATCAGATATACGGACAGCCCATAGACCGTCTGAAACAGTCCATATGGCGGAGCAGAAAAAAATTTTTCCGGGAATTCTGGGCGCTCAGAGATGCGTCTTTTGAAATCAGAAAAGGGGAGACCGTCGGCATTGTCGGGTCGAACGGGTCCGGGAAATCAACCCTGTTGCAGATGATCTGCGGCATCCTCAATCCGACGGCAGGGGAGTTTCATGTCAATGGCCGCGTGGCTGCCCTGCTGGAGCTGGGGGCTGGCTTTAATCCCGAATTTTCCGGGCGTGAAAACGTCTTTATGAATGCGGCCATCATGGGCCTGAGCAAACCGGAGACCGAGTCCTGTTACGATGATATTGTGACCTTTGCCGGCATCGGCGACTTTATCGAACAGCCGGTCAAAACCTATTCCAGCGGCATGTATGTCCGCCTGGCATTTGCCACGGCCATCAACGTCTCCCCGGACATTCTGGTGGTGGACGAAGCCCTGTCCGTGGGCGATATCCGGTTTCAGCAGAAGTGCATGGCCAAAATAAAAAGCTTCTGCGAAAACGGGACCGTTATCTTTGTCTCCCACGACACCGGAGCGGTGACCGAACTCTGCTCACGGGCCATCTGGATTGAAAAGGGCGAGATACGGATGGACGGAGAACCCAAGTCCGTGGTGGAAAGTTATCACCAGTATATGTATGAAGGAGATATCAACGGCACGGATGCGGTTGAACCGGACAGTCCGCTGAAAGATTCCCCGGATGGGGATAACGGCGACGCCGATACAGAGGCCGGTTTTCTGCAGGTCAGCGATGATGTCCGCCAGTTCGGGAACCACAACGTCACCATAGAAAAGGTGCGGATTTCTTCCGGCGCAAACTGTAACGGCGTGATCCGTTCGGCGGAACCCTGTGAAATCGGTCTGATTTTCACTGCCCGCCGGGATATCGCCAGTCCCATTATCGGATTTCTGATTAAAGACCGCCTGGGCCGGGACATTATCGGCGACAACACGGCGCTGATCGGTCAGAATATGTCACGGATGGCGGGAGGACGCCGGTACCGGGTCGATTTTCGTCTTGAGATGTGGCCCAATCTCTGCGAAGGGGATTATACATTGTCCATCGCCATTGCGGACGGCACCGTAGAGGACCATGAACAGTGCCACTGGCTTTACGACGCCGTTGCCTTTAAGAGTACGCCGGTCAAGGTGCCTGCCGGTCTCTTCTCCGTCCTGAACACAGACGTTCGGATTTCTCAGACGAAAGTATAGATTATGCACCAAAGTTCTCTGGATAAAATGACCGGTTTCCGGGAAAAATATCTGGCCTCCCGCCAAAATGAGCCCCTCCGCATTCTGG
This window encodes:
- a CDS encoding TRAP transporter small permease subunit, which gives rise to MRNKFIRWIDACSVAGGYMSAFFMVLIVVLITVEIFIRTVFNFSTLIADEYSACFFVAVVILGLSLTFKEGIHTRITRLISRLSGRTALMLDMAVTLGAVLLCTLALFHSTTMVYEAYMLEMTSDFIQPSPVYIPQVALPAGFLVFDLQLITTFLRQILSHRIP
- a CDS encoding ABC transporter ATP-binding protein codes for the protein MSDEIVISARNLSKCYQIYGQPIDRLKQSIWRSRKKFFREFWALRDASFEIRKGETVGIVGSNGSGKSTLLQMICGILNPTAGEFHVNGRVAALLELGAGFNPEFSGRENVFMNAAIMGLSKPETESCYDDIVTFAGIGDFIEQPVKTYSSGMYVRLAFATAINVSPDILVVDEALSVGDIRFQQKCMAKIKSFCENGTVIFVSHDTGAVTELCSRAIWIEKGEIRMDGEPKSVVESYHQYMYEGDINGTDAVEPDSPLKDSPDGDNGDADTEAGFLQVSDDVRQFGNHNVTIEKVRISSGANCNGVIRSAEPCEIGLIFTARRDIASPIIGFLIKDRLGRDIIGDNTALIGQNMSRMAGGRRYRVDFRLEMWPNLCEGDYTLSIAIADGTVEDHEQCHWLYDAVAFKSTPVKVPAGLFSVLNTDVRISQTKV
- a CDS encoding hydantoinase B/oxoprolinase family protein, translating into MKPSPILLEVFKNRFASVCEEMGVTLNRTAFSPNIKERRDFSCAIFDQDGEMIAQAAHIPVHLGSMPLSVQAAIAGHSFAEGDMVMLNDPFRGGTHLPDITMVAPVFTDSDAPAFYVANRAHHADVGGMTSGSMPLSRSLYQEGIIIPPLKIVEKGEIDRKLMRFLLSNVRTPAEREGDFAAQIMANITGVRRTEELVEKYDFETVRFYAGSLIDYSERMTRQAIAGIRDGVYLFEDVLDGDGLDRKDVKISVRIDIRGEEAVIDFSASDSQVGGSVNAVHAITLSAVIYVFRALVAADIPTNAGSFRPLTVITPEGSIVNARFPAPVAGGNVETSQRIADVVLGALAGALPERIPAASQGTMNNITIGGTDGEKPFAYYETIAGGMGASACGDGESGVHSHMTNTLNTPIEALEFSYPFQVTEYSIRRGSGGRGRFRGGDGVVREIRLMAAADVTVLSERRTHAPYGLNGGEPGAPGRNILIRNGAAEEMPGKFSERLKKGDIVRMETPGGGGYGRLK
- a CDS encoding DUF6155 family protein; the protein is MKKVGVRVLKGYLKNRTQDDLMNEVCELFKRFDNVKEYYTAVLSGGDDTAIIGKYRKIIRNEFFPSRGFGKARLSVARKAVSDYKKVSDSVPGLADLMLWYVENGVRFTDEYGDIDEPFYVSMEGMYEKALIHITRHKLTNEFQPRCRKIVDDATDGWGFQDALEFLYEEYIGKNRVDSED
- a CDS encoding hydantoinase/oxoprolinase family protein, which translates into the protein MVIIGVDTGGTFTDFIYKDENGWGVYKCLSTPLNPAEAVLRGIRHIAHNRNIRVIHGSTVATNAILEKKGALTALITNKRFEDVIEIGRQNRTELYNLTYRKNPPLVPSDLRFGLNCRVNNAGEVLQEPDTHEMKAILEQIKAAGVASVAVSFLFSFKNPAHEKQVGALLSDAGIPSSLSHEILSEFREFERTSTTIINACVSPKMDNYISHITEAIGEGRLRIMQSNGGSISAATARSESVRTILSGPAGGAVGASEIGKMAGHERLISFDMGGTSTDVALIDGALPLTLESHIDHYPVKVPMIDIHTVGAGGGSVAFIDAGGSLRVGPESAGADPGPICYGRGERITVTDANLFLGRLIPDNFLGGAMCLDREKLNRHFEKMAAEIGLTPVALAEGVLSVANTAMERAIRVISVERGFDPRNFTLFSFGGAGGMHAAFLARLLNIPNVLVPGNPGILSAIGMLMADVIRDYSRTIMRGPEERPVIDALFAPLEARGQGDLLEEGVKQADIFLEKYLDMRYQGQSHEIIVPLTENYTETFHRLHEKTYGYCNRDRGVELVNIRLRARGIPEKPDFPRGEYAGKIPPAGAFLGEQPVVFDGRKYTTAIVDRDRLKCGNVVCGPAILAEYTSTIVIPPDAAARVDAFENVMITV
- a CDS encoding ABC transporter permease gives rise to the protein MQLTRREVVSRYKGSFIGVGWSFIQPLLMLCVYTFVFSVVFKARWGVSSGESRATFALTMFMGIITFNIIAEVVNDAPSLILGNVNYVKKVVFPLEILPVVLFLNVLTNALFSLTVLVTGVLLFNHFLHWTILLLPVVWLPVSLCSMGCGYFLASFGVFVRDIKATVGIVTTMLFFMSPIFYPITAIPEQIRIFFQVNPIAIFVEDARRVVLWGQLPDWSWYFAGLGVSVAILLFGFIWFVKTKKAFADVI